GGCGAAATCATCCGCGAGATGGCTCATCTGACGCGCGACCGTGGTTCTCTCGCGTGCGCGAAATTTGTCGTCTTTTGCAACGCCGTGGAGGACAACCCGTTCATGGCGGGCGCCTTCCACGGCGTTGGCGAGCGCGACCGGGTGATCAACGTGGGCGTCAGCGGGCCCGGGGTTGTCAAGCGCGCGCTCGCCGAGGTGAAAGGCGCCGACTTCGAGACGCTGTGCGAGACGGTGAAGCGCACGGCCTTCAAGATCACGCGGGCCGGACAGCTCGTGGCACAGGAGGCGTCGCGCCGGCTGAACGTACCCTTCGGCATCATCGACCTCTCGCTCGCGCCCACGCCCGCCGTGGGGGACAGCGTGGCCGAGATCCTCATCGAGATGGGGCTTGAACAGCCCGGTGCGCCGGGCACCACGGCGGCAGTGGCCATTTTAAATGACAACGTCAAAAAGGGCGGGGTCATGGCTTCGAGCTATGTGGGCGGTCTGTCGGGCGCGTTCATCCCGGTCAGTGAGGACCACGGGATGATCGAGGCGGCGCAGTGCGGAGCGCTGACGCTGGAGAAGTTGGAGGCGATGACTTGCGTGTGTTCGGTCGGGCTCGACATGGTGGCGATTCCGGGCGACACGCCCGTTGAGACGATCTCTGGTCTCATTGCGGACGAGATGGCGATCGGCATGATCAACCACAAGACCACAGCCGTGCGGATCATCCCGGCGGCGGGCAAGCGCGTGGGCGACATGGTGGAATTCGGCGGTCTCCTGGGCGCCGCCCCCGTCATGGCGGTCAACCGTTTCGACTGCAGCCCCTTCATCCACCGCGGCGGCCGCATCCCCCCGCCGCTGCACAGTTTTAAGAACTGACAGGCTTGTAAAATCGCCGACAAGCGGCGGGCGAGACTTTTTACCTGAATCAATATCGCAGAGGAGGCGCAGTGATGAATACAATGTTACAACAACTGCTGCACGACGGCGAGGGGCTGACGGTTGAGTTCAAGCGCTGCCACAGCGAACTTCCAAAAAGTGTTTACGAGACGGTCTGTTCGTTCTCCAACCGCTATGGAGGCTATATCCTGCTCGGGGTCGAAGACAATGGCACTGTGACCGGCGTGGCGCCGGAGGCTGTCGAAAGCATAAAAAAAGACTTCGTATCCGCGCTCAACAACGCACAGAGGTTCAGTCCCACGCTGTATATCACACTCAATAAATCGGAAATGGACGAAAAAATCATACTTTGGTGTTATGTCCCGCTCACTTCGCAGCTTGTGATGTTCGGTGGCAGGCTATATGACCGCGCCGAGGATGGCGATATAGACATTACGCGCAATACAGAGTTGGCGGCGATGATATATGACAGGAAAAGAGGGATCTCTTCAGAAAGTAAAATTTTTCCATATATCACTGCCGACGATATGCTGTTTGAAAAGCTGATGCCAAGAGTGCGTATTCGCGCCAAAACTGTGCGCGACGATCATCCGTGGACGGATATGTCCGATATGGAGATTCTAAAAAGTGCAAGCCTTTACCAAACCAACCGCGATGCTGAAAGAACCGGATTCACACTTGCAGCCATACTGCTGTTTGGGCGCGACGAAGTCATACGCTCGTGCTTGTCCGGATATGTCACCGATTGCATACTTCGCCGAGAAAATCTCGACCGCTATGACGACCGTCTGCGTGTATCCTGTAACTTGATCGAGGCGTTTAACCAAATCATGGGGTTTATCGCCAAACATACGCTCGACAGATTTTATATTGAGGGCGTACAGTCGGTGAGTCCGCGCTCCAAAATCGCCCGCGAGCTTGTAAGCAATATCCTTGCGCACCGCGAATATACAAGCACCGTTCCAGCAAAAGTCATCATCGAACGTGACCGTATCGTCGCTGAGAATTGGTGTTTACCGAAATTGCCAGGCAAACTGGACCCGGAAACATTCACACCACAACCCAAAAACCCCTTAATAGCGAACTTTTTTGTAAACATCGGCTATGCGGACGCACTTGGTTCCGGTGTGCGAAATTTGTACAAATATACAAAAATCTATACGAACGGCGGCGAACCTGAACTCATCGAGGGCGATGTGTTCAGGACAATCGTACCGCTCGTGTTATCGGACATAAACACCACCGTTATCGGACAGATGTCCGATAACGTGTCCGATAACGATATGTCGAGCCATAAAATTCTGCTCGCGTACCTGCTCGCCAACGGAGAAGTGACCGCAAACGAAGCCGCAAAAATCATCGGCAGAACTGACCGCACCGCTCGGCGCGTGTTACAGCAGCTTGTGGACAGCGGCAAAGTAGCCGCCAGCGGCGCAAACCGGAATCGAAAGTACCGAGCGATAAAATAAAGGCGACCCCTGAAAACCCCCTGTCGGATACAGCATCGAGAGATTTCTTAACGACTGGCCTTATGACCTCACTGTTGCCGTCTCGATCGTGCCGCCGCCCAGAACGGTGTCGCCGTCGTAGAGGACGACGGCCTGGCCGGGGGTAACGGCCCGCTGGGGCGTGTTGAAGGTCACTTGTAATGTGTCCTCGTCCAATTGACGGACCGTCGCCGGCTGTTCCGGCTGTTTGTAGCGGATCCTGACCCCAACCTGGACGGCGCCGTCCAGCCGGTCGGCCGCGATCAGATTGATGTCCCGCGCATAAAGCGTCCGCACATAGAGCGCCTCCGACGGCCCCACCACCACGGTGTTGTCCTCCGGACGAACCCCGCACACGTAGTACGGCCGCTCGCCTGCGAGGCCGAGACCCCGCCGCTGCCCCACCGTGTAGTGGATGATCCCCCGGTGCGCGCCCAAATCGCACCCCTTCGCATCGACGAATCGGCCCGCCGCGCAGGCGCGCCCAGTGTAAGACTCGATGAACCGCGCATAGTCGCCGTCCGGCACAAAACAGATGTCCTGACTGTCCGGTTTGCCGGCATTGACAAAACCCTGTGCCCGCGCGATCTCACGCACCTCGGTCTTGCGCAGCGCACCGAGAGGCAGACGGGTGCGCGCAAGTTGGGCCTGCGTCATCGCGTAGAGCACATAGCTCTGATCTTTGGCCGCGTCCAGCCCCTTCTTTAGTAGGTAACGCCCGCCGTCGTACGCAATACGGGCGTAATGGCCGGTCACAATGACGTCCATCCCCATCTCCTGCGCCCGCTGCAGGAAACGATCAAATTTAAGATACCGGTTGCAGTCGATGCAAGGGTTCGGCGTGCGGCCGTTCTGATATGATTTTACAAATTTTTCCATTACTTGCGCGACGAAACTATCAACAAAATTAAAGACATAAAACGGGATGCCCAACCGAAAGGCCACGGCGCGCGCATCCTCCGCGTCCGCCAGCGTGCAGCAGCCTCTGTCCCGGTCCCGGCCGATGTCTTCATTGTAATACAGTTTCATCATCGCGCCCGTGCAGACGACGCCGGACGCCTTGGTCAGCCATGCGGCGACAGAGCTGTCGACGCCCCCACTCATTGCAATGAGCGCGCCGCCGCTCTCCGCCAGTCGGCCGGTGTCTTCCCCGCTCATCGACGCCTCCCCGTGTATAGTACCTTGTTGCCGCGAAGCGGCAACAAAAAACAAGAATTTGGGTTGTGGGTTGCAGGTGCAACCCACGTTAGGGGACGGTTCAACAATCATTCGCACGTGACACTTGAACCGTCCCCAGATTCAAGTGTCATACATGGTTCAAGTATCATACATCCAACGGTGCCCGGCACGGCGTCGAATCCCAAAACGCGGGCACCGCCGGCACGGCCTCACCACCGGGCCAGCGCGTCCGTAATGCCGTCTCCCTGTTTTATCTCGCAGAACGAAAAAGGCAGCGGTCCCTCCCAAGACGGCGGCGACGCCCCCTCTGGAGGCGTGTAGACGACGCCGGGCCGCACGCCAACCTGCCCCCCAAGCCGGGCCAGAGCATCCGGCAATCCCTCTGGCAGCGCCGCCGTAAAGACCACCACGTCGGCAAACGGGCGGTCGGCCGCCAGCTTGCACAGCAAATCCGTCAGAGAATCCTCCGCATCAAAGGGCAACGTGGCCAGATGACGAAACAGATGATCAAAGGAAGGCTTGTCCGACTGCTCAAACCAGCAGACGCGTCCCTCCGTCCGGTGGACAAGATGGGCACGCACATTGTGTTGTAAACAAAAGGAGAGCACAGACACCGCGCACTCCACCATCCGATCGGCCACCTCCAGCGGCGAGCCCTCTTCTCCGCACGGCGGCGGCGCTGTGTCCAGCACCAACAGGAGCGCCGGACTGTTTTCATCCTCATAGAGCCGGGAGATCATCTCCCCCTTCTGCGCCGAGAGCTTCCAATGGATCCGGTGCATCGGGTCACCGTATTGATAGGCCCTTGTGTCGCTGACCGTGGACACATCGTCGCCGGTCCGGTTCGTGTGCCGCGGCCGCTCCTGGACCGTGAGGACGGTGAGGCGCCGGCACTGCGGCAGCGGATGCACCCGCGGGCAGACCGTGAGCGCCACGGACGGCGGCGGGGACAGTCGGAGGGCAAACAGCCCCAGCATGTCTAACACGCGCACAGCGGGCGCCGCAATCTCATACAGCCCCCGATACAAAAAACCCGTACTCACCGACAGATGCAGCGGCCGGCCGGGAAACAAGCGGCCGGTAACGCGGTCCGTCTCTGCGCCCGCTCCGGAGAGCGCCGGCGGCCGACCGGTCAACACAACAAAGAGGGCGGCCGGCAGACGGCCGTTATTCACGAGCCGCATCTTATACCGGGTCTCTGTCCCCTTGGGAATCATCGGCTGCACAAGCCAGTGAGACATGACAAAACGCCGCCGGACGAGCAGCAAGTGCAACAGAGAGAGAAGCGGCAGCGCGAGGCACAGAAAAAACAGCGTGTGCATCACCCGTCCGCCGACAAAGGCCGCACAGAGAAACGCGACGGCGAGCAATATCAGATAAGACACGCGCCGCGTGAGCGGCCTGTTTTTCCGTTTATGCGCCATGGGCCCGCACCACCGGCACAGGGATCTGACGCAGAGACTCCGCAACCAGCGCTTCCTGCGTCTGTCCGCGCAAACGCGCCTCCTGGCGTAAAATCAGCCGGTGCGCCAGTGTCGGCGCCGACATGATCTTGACGTCGTCCGGCAGCACAAACCCGCGCCCCTGGTAAAATGCGCTGGCCTGCGAAGCCCGAAACAGTGCCAGACTGCCGCGGGGACTGGCACCCAGTTCGATATCCGGATGTTCACGCGTGCGACGCGTGAGCGCGACGATATAGCGGTACACACTGTCCTCCACATACACCTGCCGCACCATCTCCTGCAGGGCCACGATGGTCTTTCCGTCTGTCACAGGAGACAAACCAAACAGCGGATTTTGTGCGCCGAACCGTTTGAGGATGGCCACCTCCTCGTCGGCCTCCGGGTATCCAAGCGAGATACGCATGAAAAAGCGGTCGATCTGCGCCTCCGGCAGCGGATATGTCCCCACATACTCGGCGGAATTTTGAGTGGCCATAACCATAAAGGGCGGCCCTACCGGGTAGGTAACGCCGTCCACGGTCACATGGCACTCCTCCATGACCTCAAGCAGACTGGCCTGCGTCTTGGGCGAGGTGCGGTTGATCTCATCGGCCAAGACAAAACAGCTCATGACCAGACCGGGTTTGAATTCAAATTGTCCGCTCTTCTGGTTGAACATCGAAAATCCTGTAATATCCGACGGGAGGATATCGGGGGTGAACTGGATGCGGCGGAAGGAACAATCGACAGACCGCGCCATGGCGGAAACCAACGTCGTCTTCCCGACGCCGGGTCTATCCTCAATGAGCACATGTCCTTCGCATAACAAGCTGAGCAGCATGAGCTCCGCCGCTGTCCTCTTGCCCACGATAACCCGGGAAATGTTTTCGACAACAGCGCGCATCACACTCTGGGGCGTTGGCATGAATGGGTTCCTCCTAGCTGTAAGGGACTCTAACACAATTCCTAAAAGTGCCCGCAGCGCGCGTGTCATCCGCGACGGGCGACAGGTACCTCAGCCTCCGGTTCTGCAAAGAAGGAGTCAAAATCTTCAAAACTCTCAAAGCCATCGAAGGGGAAAGCCTCCTCAAAGGGAAAATCCTCGCCAAAGGGGAAACCATCTTCGAACGGGAGATTGGACTCCAAGAGCAGCACATCCGCAATCAGCCATTTCTCGCCGATCTTCTCAAAATCCATTTCATAAAAAGACGAGAACTCCTTCAGGAATTTCACATGTATGCTCACCGTCCCGACCGCCGAGGTCTCGTCGCTGGTGATGTTCAGATCGTCCAATGTGAACGTCGCACTGCTCCAGGTTTCGACGATGTCGATCAGAAAGTCCATATCGGCCCCCGACCGTGCAAGTAGATCGGGGGTGAGATAGGTCTCCGCAGTCTCATAATCGCCTGTTTTAATCGCGCCGGAGAAGTCCTCAAAGAGCACATTGATCTCTTTCTCGGGGCCGGAGTTTAAAAAACCGCCCCGGTAGAAGAATCCAAAATAGACGCCGGCCCCCAACAGAGCCGCGCCCAGCAGGCAAAAGAGGACTATGCGCAGCGCCTTGGACTTCTTGGCCGGCTGTGCATCTGGCAACCCGTAAGGACTGGTTCCGGGCTGCGCCTGCCAGGCGGGCCGTCCCGGCGAGGCCCATGAGGGAGGCGGCGGCACGGCGCGCTGTCCCGGCGGCGCCGGAGGGCGCGGCGGCCCATAATAGGGCGGCTGTCCGCCATAGGGACCATAGGGACGACCCCCACTGGGGGGCGGTCCGTAAGCTGGCGGCTGGTTTGGAGGCGGCGGCCCGTAAGGCGGCCCATAGGGCCCATGGGGACCGTATGCGCCATAGGGGGGATATCCGCCGCCCTGATGCCACGACGGCGGGGCCGGCGGCGGGACCCATCCGGGTGGCGGCGGCGCCGCCCAAGTCGCGGCGCCCGGCAACGACCACCCCGAAGCCGGCGGCGGCGGCGTGGCGGCCGGTTTGCTGCTCACTTCGGGTGGTGTGTCCGCCGCTGGCGCAGGCGCAGCCGGCGGCACCCAAGACGCCATAGTAATGTCAGACGGTGCGGCCGTCCAGGCGGTCGATTCACTTTTTGGAGGTTCCTTTTCTACAGGCGGCGGCTCCGGCGCCCAGGCCGGCGGCTCGTCCGCCGCAGGCGCTCCCGCCACGGGCGGCGGCTCCGGCGCCCAGACCGGCGACTTGTCCCCCGCAGGCGCTTCCGCCACGGGCGGCGGCTCCGGCGCCCAGACCGCCGGCTTGTCCCCCGCAGGCGCTTCCGCCACGGGCGGCGGCTCTGGCGCCCAGACCGCCGGCTTGTCCCCCGCAGGCGCTTCCGCCACGGGCGGCGGCTCCGGCGCCCAAACCGGCGGTTCCGGCACCCGGGCAGCCGGGCCCGTCTCAGACGGCGCAGCCGCCCAGACGGGCGCGTGCTCCGGAGGCGTCTCTCCCATAGGCAGCGGCGCTTCCGCCGGCTTAGACGCCGGCTGCATCTGAGGCGCGCCGCATTTGATACAAAATCTCTGTCCCTCCCACAGAGGTTCTCCGCATACCGCACACTGCATAACCCATCTTCCTCCCAGTCGCACGTCCACAATCTGGATGCGGACAATCACCCCACCGCCGGCGCGCCTTTCTTTTCTTTTTACCGTCGGCCATGGTCTCTATAACACCTTAACACATTTGCCTTTTCGTTAAAAGAGTTTTGCCCAAATTCCGTAAAAAACTTTCATGAAATCCTCCCCAGCCGCACCGGCCAAGGCAGACGCGGCAGCGTCTCCCGCAGAGGATGACCCGTTGGTTCACAAAACACGGGCCGCGTTATCCCCAGATTCTCATAGGGCACCCGAACGCTGCAAACCCCCGCACACCGGGGCGCCAGCAGACCAGGATTCCAAAAAATAACAATTTCATCCGATGTCAGATAGAACCGTTCCGCCGTGAAGAAGCGGTGTGCCCGCGCGGAAAAGTCGCCATAGAGCGGCGCGCCTGCCCGGCGTTGGGCAGCCAGCAGGTTCTCCGCCGCCGCAAGCAAGCCGGCATACGCACGGCTCCGCCGGCCCAACAGTCCGTGTAACGTCACCGGACAGCCTTCACAGAGATTCCAGGTCTCTGCGGCGCGCCATACGGCGCCCGCGCCGGCATCCGCCTCTTCCGTGTAATCCCGATACAGGGACAGTACGCCGTCCGACAAAAGAGTGACCGTGTAGGACAGTACCGTCACGACAGGTGCAAAAGGCGTCCCCTGCCCGGCGGCCGCACGATACAGGCGCATCGCGCGCCGACGCAGCGTCCGGCGGGCGTCCCGCTCTAGGCGGCCAATCAATCGGCGATAACACCGGTCGATGTGGCGGCCCCCGCGCGGCCACGCGTGCGCCGCCCCCTGCGGCACCGACAGCTCATAGTGAAGGACGATCGGCGCAGCCCCACATGAGATCGCGCCGCGGCGCGTATACGCCGACAGCATCTCCTCCGGTCTGGTCTCTCGCTTCCCCTGTGTCAAATCGATCTCCTCCTCATGCGGCATTTACGGCATACACGGCATACTATGAAATAGGCGTGTTTTTTGTGAAAACGCATTTACTTCTATACAGTAATGCGATAAAATAGTTCAGGTGCCAGAAGTGCATCCGGCATCTGAACCGTAAGATAGCAGTGGGCAAAACCGCCGGCAAAACGACGGACAGCCGGCGGCGGACAAGACGATAGGACGACAGGTGGTATATGATGTCTGCTAAATTGGAAAATCCGCGGCTGGATCGGCTTTTCGAAGCGATTCTTTCTTTGAAAAACCGTGAGGAATGTTACGCTTTCTTTGAGGACCTCTGCACGGTGGCGGAACTGGAGGCCCTGCAGCAGCGCTTCCATGTCGCCGGGCTGTTGTACGCCGGCCGTCTGTATGCGGCCATTGCGGCGGAGACCGGCGCCTCCAGCGCCACCATCAGCCGCGTCAACCGTTCTCTGCTGTACGGTTCGGACGGTTACAAAATGGCACTGGACCGGCTGGGTTCTTGAGCGCCTATACGGGGCTCGCGGCCCATTATGACCAGTTGATGGACCACGTCGACTACGCGGC
This window of the Oscillospiraceae bacterium genome carries:
- a CDS encoding putative DNA binding domain-containing protein is translated as MNTMLQQLLHDGEGLTVEFKRCHSELPKSVYETVCSFSNRYGGYILLGVEDNGTVTGVAPEAVESIKKDFVSALNNAQRFSPTLYITLNKSEMDEKIILWCYVPLTSQLVMFGGRLYDRAEDGDIDITRNTELAAMIYDRKRGISSESKIFPYITADDMLFEKLMPRVRIRAKTVRDDHPWTDMSDMEILKSASLYQTNRDAERTGFTLAAILLFGRDEVIRSCLSGYVTDCILRRENLDRYDDRLRVSCNLIEAFNQIMGFIAKHTLDRFYIEGVQSVSPRSKIARELVSNILAHREYTSTVPAKVIIERDRIVAENWCLPKLPGKLDPETFTPQPKNPLIANFFVNIGYADALGSGVRNLYKYTKIYTNGGEPELIEGDVFRTIVPLVLSDINTTVIGQMSDNVSDNDMSSHKILLAYLLANGEVTANEAAKIIGRTDRTARRVLQQLVDSGKVAASGANRNRKYRAIK
- a CDS encoding PFL family protein — translated: MISRFEVQETNRMIEESNLDVRTITMGVSLLDCADADAGVFRRKIYDKITSAAGSLVAVGDDIGRQFGIPIVNKRIAVTPIAIAAAGTGTANYASVARTLDRAAAAVGVNFIGGYSALIHKGSTPADKALVDSIPEALSETERVCASVNVGSSRAGINMNAVRRMGEIIREMAHLTRDRGSLACAKFVVFCNAVEDNPFMAGAFHGVGERDRVINVGVSGPGVVKRALAEVKGADFETLCETVKRTAFKITRAGQLVAQEASRRLNVPFGIIDLSLAPTPAVGDSVAEILIEMGLEQPGAPGTTAAVAILNDNVKKGGVMASSYVGGLSGAFIPVSEDHGMIEAAQCGALTLEKLEAMTCVCSVGLDMVAIPGDTPVETISGLIADEMAIGMINHKTTAVRIIPAAGKRVGDMVEFGGLLGAAPVMAVNRFDCSPFIHRGGRIPPPLHSFKN
- the mnmA gene encoding tRNA 2-thiouridine(34) synthase MnmA translates to MSGEDTGRLAESGGALIAMSGGVDSSVAAWLTKASGVVCTGAMMKLYYNEDIGRDRDRGCCTLADAEDARAVAFRLGIPFYVFNFVDSFVAQVMEKFVKSYQNGRTPNPCIDCNRYLKFDRFLQRAQEMGMDVIVTGHYARIAYDGGRYLLKKGLDAAKDQSYVLYAMTQAQLARTRLPLGALRKTEVREIARAQGFVNAGKPDSQDICFVPDGDYARFIESYTGRACAAGRFVDAKGCDLGAHRGIIHYTVGQRRGLGLAGERPYYVCGVRPEDNTVVVGPSEALYVRTLYARDINLIAADRLDGAVQVGVRIRYKQPEQPATVRQLDEDTLQVTFNTPQRAVTPGQAVVLYDGDTVLGGGTIETATVRS
- a CDS encoding DUF58 domain-containing protein, with protein sequence MAHKRKNRPLTRRVSYLILLAVAFLCAAFVGGRVMHTLFFLCLALPLLSLLHLLLVRRRFVMSHWLVQPMIPKGTETRYKMRLVNNGRLPAALFVVLTGRPPALSGAGAETDRVTGRLFPGRPLHLSVSTGFLYRGLYEIAAPAVRVLDMLGLFALRLSPPPSVALTVCPRVHPLPQCRRLTVLTVQERPRHTNRTGDDVSTVSDTRAYQYGDPMHRIHWKLSAQKGEMISRLYEDENSPALLLVLDTAPPPCGEEGSPLEVADRMVECAVSVLSFCLQHNVRAHLVHRTEGRVCWFEQSDKPSFDHLFRHLATLPFDAEDSLTDLLCKLAADRPFADVVVFTAALPEGLPDALARLGGQVGVRPGVVYTPPEGASPPSWEGPLPFSFCEIKQGDGITDALARW
- a CDS encoding RsiV family protein translates to MTQGKRETRPEEMLSAYTRRGAISCGAAPIVLHYELSVPQGAAHAWPRGGRHIDRCYRRLIGRLERDARRTLRRRAMRLYRAAAGQGTPFAPVVTVLSYTVTLLSDGVLSLYRDYTEEADAGAGAVWRAAETWNLCEGCPVTLHGLLGRRSRAYAGLLAAAENLLAAQRRAGAPLYGDFSARAHRFFTAERFYLTSDEIVIFWNPGLLAPRCAGVCSVRVPYENLGITRPVFCEPTGHPLRETLPRLPWPVRLGRIS
- a CDS encoding MoxR family ATPase, with the protein product MPTPQSVMRAVVENISRVIVGKRTAAELMLLSLLCEGHVLIEDRPGVGKTTLVSAMARSVDCSFRRIQFTPDILPSDITGFSMFNQKSGQFEFKPGLVMSCFVLADEINRTSPKTQASLLEVMEECHVTVDGVTYPVGPPFMVMATQNSAEYVGTYPLPEAQIDRFFMRISLGYPEADEEVAILKRFGAQNPLFGLSPVTDGKTIVALQEMVRQVYVEDSVYRYIVALTRRTREHPDIELGASPRGSLALFRASQASAFYQGRGFVLPDDVKIMSAPTLAHRLILRQEARLRGQTQEALVAESLRQIPVPVVRAHGA